The DNA segment GGGAACGTGATCTTGGTCCCCTCCTTCCAGCCCCGCTTAATCTCGATAGTGAGAATCTTATCCTCAGTGCGCATGGTCCTGCCATCTGGATTTAGCCTTTTGCGGGAGATTTTCATCCTCTTGGTGCAGCCGTGGAACACCTCCTCCAGGGTGACCCTCAGTTCGTGGATGATGGGCGGGTCCTGCTTCCGCCGCTGCTGCCCCCCGAGGCCCGCGTGGCCGTCACGGGGGAAGCCGTTCAGGTTGAAGCTGGTGAAGGAGCCGAAGGGGTCGTTTCCGTCCACCTCCATGTCCTCGTCGTCTCGCCCGTTCGTTTTACGCCCGAAGAACATCTCGAAGGGGTTGGAGCCGCCGAAGAAAGTGGCGAAGGTGGCGTGAGGGTCTCCATGGAAGGTGTAGGTGAAAGTGGTGCCTTGTCCGTCACCAGTGGGCCCACTTCCTCCCTTGAGACCTTTTGGGCAACAGAAATGATTAATGACATGAGCACTCAGCTCAGAGAGAGCACTTACAGCATGACTGATAAACTCTGACTTAGGTGGATCCAAAGTGTAGCCCAGTTTATCAGAGTTCTGCTGAATGATCTTAGAGCTAAAACATCAAACCATGATGGTCCCAGTttctttatttcacactttaCATCATTCTTGAGTGAGTACTGTGGTTTTTAAGTGTTAAAATACCACATTACCTCAGAGATTACCTGCATCGTATTAATGATGTTCCTCAACCATcattccaaaataaaacagaaaaatatgggAGTAAAGAAAGTTTCCTTAAGGGGAAACTTCAGGACGTCAGATGAGGGAGGGAAAAGTGACAGAGAGACTCCCTGTTCTCAAACACCTCTTCCAGTTCTTCTGGTGAGAAATTCCCAAGTCAGCTGAGAGATACAATCACTGCAACATTTCCTGGATCTGCCCCTGGGCCTCCTGTCAGCAGGACCTCACCGGGGAGGTGGCCAGGAGGCATCCCAGTCAGATGCCCCAACCAGCTCAACTGCCTCCTTTTGATGGTGAGGACTAGCAGTGCTACTAACTACCCCAAACCaaaaagtcagtgtaaatagcgttgtttttagcctttttaaaaaaaataaaataaaataaaattttaaatcattattattttcagttttcagtcacAGTTTGGTTAAATCTACAATGCTATGTTCAGGCTTAGGTTAACAAACAAAGCCTTTCTGGCAGAAAGTCGTGAAGTACAAATTCTTCCATTATCAAAGTTTTCCAGTCTCCTTCCCCAGTCTCAAAGCTATGACATCACAACAATAATATTGTTGCACTGGAGAAACATGATGTGGGAAAAATGCCAACATGGCAACACCAGACTGTGCCTGTTATTCAACTAGCAGCTGATACTGGTCGGTACTCTGAGTCGAGGGGACAGTACTGGTGTCACGAGAAGGAAAATTGGATTAGTGcaagaaaatgacaaaaaaatgcTGAGAAGTCAAGCCACTTCAGACATAGACGGACAAATTCTGAGTCTTACAAAGTATTTTTAATATCAATATCAGGAAAGATATCTTTGAGATATTAGAAGAGATTACTCATGTACGGGCTGATTGTAATGCTGCAGTTAGATTCTCTGATGGAGTCATTGCAGGAGCCATGTTATGCACATTCTTTCTTTACATCTCTTCCTACTCAAACTGTTCAGGTAAAAGTTTTTCATGTATCTCCATCACAGGGCCAAACTGAGTACAACTGCTAAAGTTGAACTACGCCACCTTTGTGGAAATGATGGGATGATGGGATACACTTTCTGGTAGAGGTATCACATATAAGAGCATGTCTCCTGTTACAAAACTGGAAATTTGTCtggttttctcttttcctcttcaaAATGGATCTCACCACTAGTAATCAGCGGATTTTTGATTGAGATCAACTCCCAACTCAGGGAATTGTTTGCATGGTTTGAGGGAGCTCTTACAGAAGCCATATGGTTCAAATTTCCATGCTCATGatgtcattttacatttttcctgCATGCATTTTCTTGCTTTACACTTTCCGTGCCTTAAACTGTGCATTTCTGAGAAAGGTTCCTCGTGTATCCAGTTACattaagagaagaaaaatgtttttgtgtgagTAAAATTGTAAAAATCATAATATGCCTCCataaattttaaatatgtgGTTGTGGAGATGATGGATGGTCTATTTTTCCTTCCGCACATCAACCAAAGATCCCCGAAAATAGCAGTCTGGACTGAAAATCTCCATGTAGCTGCATGTACCTCTGCTGCTGTAACATTTTGTACAGAATGACTGTTGGGTAATCGAAAGTCGTGTGAATCGATATTACCCCCGGTTTCTCTTAAAATTGGAGCTTATTACTGTAAGTGCCGTGCCACATATGGACTGAGCCTCCTgataaaatgcacagaaatgtaTGCAGATGATCTGCCGAACAGCTGTGCTGTGGGCCTGCTGCTGTGCTGGTTACAGTGTGTGACTTGAATTGAAGCCAGTTGTGTTTTACATGCAGCCATCCAGCTTCACAGCGCGTTCATAACGGTGTTTTAACCCGAAACACACAATAGCATGCAATTAAAAAATATACGTTACCTTCCTCTCCATACTGATCATAAATTTCCCTTTTCTTGGGATCACTGAGGACTTCATATGCTTCGGCGATTTCCTTAAATTTCTCCTCGGCGGCTGCAGACTTGTTTTTGTCCGGATGCCATTTCAGCGCCTGTTTTCTGTAAGCTTTTTTTATATCCTCATCCGTGGCTCCTTTAGAGATACCCAGCGTTTTATAGTAATCTTTGCCCATTTTTACCCCACTTATCCCCctataagaaaaataataaattaacaaataaaaagGGGGCTAGAGCTCCCGGAGCAGAGCTGGTAGACTGGCCTGACGCG comes from the Oreochromis aureus strain Israel breed Guangdong linkage group 18, ZZ_aureus, whole genome shotgun sequence genome and includes:
- the dnajb4 gene encoding dnaJ homolog subfamily B member 4 — its product is MGKDYYKTLGISKGATDEDIKKAYRKQALKWHPDKNKSAAAEEKFKEIAEAYEVLSDPKKREIYDQYGEEGLKGGSGPTGDGQGTTFTYTFHGDPHATFATFFGGSNPFEMFFGRKTNGRDDEDMEVDGNDPFGSFTSFNLNGFPRDGHAGLGGQQRRKQDPPIIHELRVTLEEVFHGCTKRMKISRKRLNPDGRTMRTEDKILTIEIKRGWKEGTKITFPREGDESPSTIPADIVFVIKDKPHPHFRREGSNIVYPVRVSLRQSLCGCSVTVSTIDGKTCNMKITDVVKPGMRKTVAGQGLPFPKNPEQRGDLVVEFDVNFPESLPTNARDVLKRHLPA